The following are encoded in a window of Chrysiogenia bacterium genomic DNA:
- a CDS encoding thioredoxin family protein: MRQIRLPVLALVFALAGAPPAMALKPGEPAPAFTLQSSTGQEISLADYLGKYVVLEWLNHGCPYVKKHYKSGNMQKLQKRYTEKGVVWLSVISSAPGKQGHGSPEETEAQRKARGSNASAVLIDESGAVGKKYGAKATPHMYVITPEGTLAYVGAIDDRPTTDLADVDGAKNYVADALDALLAGKPVATSATKAYGCSVKYAD, from the coding sequence ATGCGCCAAATTCGCCTGCCTGTCCTTGCGCTCGTCTTCGCCCTCGCAGGCGCGCCGCCCGCCATGGCGCTCAAGCCTGGAGAGCCCGCACCGGCCTTCACCCTTCAATCATCGACCGGGCAGGAAATTTCCCTGGCCGACTATCTGGGCAAGTACGTCGTCCTCGAATGGCTCAACCACGGCTGCCCGTATGTGAAGAAGCACTACAAGAGCGGCAACATGCAGAAGCTGCAGAAGCGCTACACAGAAAAGGGTGTAGTCTGGCTTTCGGTTATCTCGTCCGCCCCGGGCAAGCAGGGGCATGGCAGTCCCGAAGAAACCGAGGCCCAGCGCAAGGCCAGGGGCTCGAATGCCAGCGCCGTCCTGATCGACGAGAGCGGCGCGGTCGGAAAGAAATACGGCGCCAAGGCGACCCCCCACATGTACGTCATCACCCCCGAGGGAACGCTTGCCTACGTGGGCGCAATCGATGATCGCCCGACCACCGATCTGGCGGATGTGGATGGGGCAAAGAACTATGTGGCCGATGCCCTCGATGCCCTGCTTGCCGGAAAGCCGGTGGCCACCAGCGCCACCAAAGCTTACGGGTGCTCCGTGAAATACGCCGATTGA
- the speD gene encoding adenosylmethionine decarboxylase has protein sequence MNTTGRHVLAEFHGCDAALLNDKDHIEALMKRAAEAAGATLVGTLFHRFTPQGVSGVVVVEESHLSIHTWPENGYAAADFYTCGECNPELACEVLGEGLKMHEAEIMVLDRGQGPAPTGIIFGRHETLRPRAKNVLRLPRKRAMGARP, from the coding sequence TTGAATACGACTGGACGTCACGTACTTGCAGAGTTCCATGGATGCGATGCGGCCCTTCTCAACGACAAGGACCACATTGAAGCGCTTATGAAGCGAGCGGCCGAGGCCGCGGGTGCCACCTTGGTGGGCACCTTGTTCCATCGATTTACCCCACAAGGCGTGAGCGGCGTGGTCGTGGTGGAAGAATCCCACCTTTCAATTCATACCTGGCCCGAGAACGGATATGCCGCTGCTGATTTCTACACCTGCGGCGAGTGCAATCCCGAACTGGCCTGCGAAGTCCTCGGTGAAGGGCTCAAGATGCACGAGGCCGAAATCATGGTCCTCGACCGCGGGCAGGGCCCGGCCCCCACGGGCATCATCTTCGGCCGTCACGAGACCCTTCGTCCGCGCGCGAAGAACGTGCTGCGCCTGCCCCGCAAGCGGGCCATGGGCGCGCGTCCGTAG